From Nitratidesulfovibrio vulgaris str. Hildenborough, a single genomic window includes:
- a CDS encoding substrate-binding domain-containing protein → MRRLLFLTCLLAAVISSSAFAADKVLMMATTTSTADTGLLDYLAPLFQKDTGIEVKWTAVGTGKALEMGKNCDVDVLLVHSPSAEAKFIEAGSGIERTQLMYNDFVLVGPVADAAKAAGKSVDAALKGIAAAKSPFLSRGDKSGTHNLEVKLWEKSGMAPDKESWYVSTGQGMLRTIAMAAEMGGYTVTDRGTWIKYESTLNGAPVLKIIVEGDKSLLNQYSGIVVNPAQCPKVKADLAREYIKWMASPAGQKYIGDFLVSGKPLFTPNAGK, encoded by the coding sequence ATGCGCCGACTGCTCTTCCTCACTTGCCTGCTTGCGGCAGTGATTTCCTCCTCCGCCTTTGCGGCGGACAAGGTACTCATGATGGCCACCACCACAAGCACCGCCGATACGGGGTTGCTCGACTACCTCGCACCGTTGTTCCAGAAGGATACCGGCATCGAGGTCAAGTGGACGGCTGTTGGCACGGGCAAGGCCCTTGAAATGGGCAAGAATTGCGACGTTGACGTACTGCTTGTCCATTCGCCTTCTGCCGAGGCCAAATTCATCGAAGCCGGTTCCGGTATTGAACGCACCCAGCTGATGTATAACGATTTCGTGCTGGTCGGTCCCGTGGCCGACGCAGCCAAGGCCGCAGGCAAGAGCGTCGATGCCGCCCTCAAGGGTATCGCCGCCGCCAAGTCGCCCTTCCTCAGCCGTGGCGACAAGTCCGGGACGCACAACCTTGAGGTGAAGCTGTGGGAAAAGTCGGGCATGGCCCCTGACAAGGAGTCGTGGTACGTCTCCACCGGTCAGGGGATGCTGCGCACCATCGCCATGGCTGCCGAGATGGGCGGCTACACGGTCACCGACCGTGGGACATGGATCAAGTACGAATCCACTCTCAATGGGGCACCCGTCCTGAAGATCATCGTCGAAGGCGACAAGAGTCTGCTCAACCAGTACAGCGGTATCGTGGTCAATCCGGCCCAGTGCCCCAAGGTCAAGGCCGACCTTGCCCGCGAATACATCAAGTGGATGGCTTCTCCCGCCGGGCAGAAGTACATCGGGGACTTCCTCGTTTCGGGCAAGCCCCTGTTCACCCCTAACGCCGGCAAGTAG
- a CDS encoding ABC transporter ATP-binding protein, which produces MTALFSLRGIKRHYGGRLALDIPALDIPAGRLLGVCGPNGSGKSTLLRLLAMLESPDSGEVLFEGAPTGDLRTARRQVTLLLQEPYLLSRSVAENVAYGLSVRGIRDEERVRASLLAVGLDPDLFGERRRNELSGGEAQRVALAARLAIRPQVLLMDEPTASVDEESAGRIALAARTACEQGTTVVVVSHDREWLDALADDQLRLKAGRIVA; this is translated from the coding sequence ATGACGGCTCTTTTCAGTTTGCGTGGCATCAAGAGGCATTACGGAGGCAGACTCGCCCTCGACATCCCCGCCCTCGACATCCCGGCGGGCCGGTTGCTTGGCGTCTGCGGTCCCAACGGCAGCGGCAAATCCACATTGCTGCGTCTGCTGGCCATGCTTGAGTCACCTGATTCGGGAGAGGTCCTCTTCGAGGGTGCGCCGACAGGCGACCTGCGCACCGCCCGGCGGCAGGTGACGTTGCTCTTGCAGGAACCGTATCTGCTGTCGCGGAGTGTGGCGGAGAACGTGGCGTACGGGCTTTCCGTACGGGGCATACGCGACGAGGAACGTGTACGCGCCTCGTTGCTCGCCGTGGGGCTTGACCCCGACCTGTTCGGTGAACGCCGTCGCAACGAGCTTTCAGGCGGCGAGGCGCAACGTGTCGCACTGGCTGCCCGTCTTGCCATCCGGCCGCAAGTGCTGCTCATGGACGAACCCACTGCCAGCGTGGACGAGGAGAGTGCAGGGCGCATAGCCCTCGCGGCCCGTACGGCGTGCGAACAGGGCACCACCGTCGTGGTCGTATCGCACGACCGGGAATGGCTCGATGCCCTTGCGGATGATCAACTCAGGCTCAAGGCGGGGCGCATCGTCGCCTGA
- a CDS encoding ABC transporter permease produces MDYILDGFAVALRLLLAGDPETFSAVWATLSSSALAMVVALCVGMPCGFALGFFSFPGRRVARLVVDTMLCFPTVVIGLLVYLLLSRRGPLADLEMLFTIPGMAVGLALLGLPIVMALTALAVEQADGRLRQTLLTLGADGWQVLTATLWEVRFHLLGAGVTAFGRIVSEVGISMMVGGNIKWHTRTITTAIALETGKGEFAVGIALGLVLLGIAFAINLMLAFLRRRARA; encoded by the coding sequence ATGGACTATATCCTCGATGGCTTCGCCGTGGCCTTGCGTCTCCTGCTGGCAGGGGACCCGGAGACGTTCTCCGCCGTATGGGCCACACTCTCCTCTTCGGCACTCGCCATGGTCGTGGCGTTGTGCGTGGGTATGCCCTGCGGTTTCGCGCTCGGGTTCTTTTCGTTTCCGGGCAGGCGCGTTGCGCGGCTGGTCGTGGACACCATGCTGTGCTTTCCCACCGTGGTCATCGGCCTTCTCGTGTATCTTCTGCTTTCCCGCCGCGGGCCGCTGGCCGACCTCGAAATGCTCTTCACCATTCCGGGCATGGCTGTAGGCCTTGCCCTTCTGGGACTCCCCATCGTCATGGCGCTGACGGCCCTTGCCGTGGAACAGGCCGATGGCAGGTTGCGCCAGACGCTGCTGACACTGGGGGCCGACGGATGGCAGGTGCTCACAGCCACATTGTGGGAGGTGCGCTTCCACCTTCTGGGCGCGGGCGTCACCGCCTTCGGGCGCATCGTCTCGGAGGTGGGCATATCCATGATGGTGGGCGGCAACATCAAGTGGCATACCCGCACCATCACCACCGCCATCGCGCTGGAGACGGGCAAGGGAGAGTTCGCCGTCGGCATCGCGCTGGGGCTGGTGCTTCTCGGCATCGCCTTCGCCATCAATCTGATGCTGGCATTCCTGCGGCGGAGGGCGCGCGCATGA
- a CDS encoding sigma-54-dependent Fis family transcriptional regulator yields MAHILLVEDDENLRFTFEAFLRRAGYTVDPVPSVPAALEAALRQPPDVVVADILLGGEEGLVLPGSLRSRGLEAPVLLVTGNPSLDTASRAVSTGAFEYLIKPVERDALLAAVARAHAHKSLQDERAALHDELQRLRAHLEAIFRSVPDVLVSVGRDGRVVRINDAGLGVLRLSGEEVEGRHWQEVFGEWESQLGDVLRHALESRQRVPRRRVNITVDEGASQVFEVSASPLRGETGDYLGAVLVLRDISRLAACCPPGGAPGEWGLVGLSPAMQRIYHLLEDLAPTDTTVLVTGESGTGKELVAEALHNAGPRATGPLIKVNCAALPETLLESELFGHVRGAFTGALRDRVGRFQLAHGGTIFLDEIGDLSPQVQLRLLRVLQEREFERVGDTRTTRVDVRVIAATHRNLRERVASGLFREDLYYRLRVVELHMPPLRERHEDLALLAEHFVGVFNQQFSRCVMGFTEAASRALMTHSWPGNVRELRHAVEHGFILCKGERIDLADLPPDVQGTEASVFPRAERSGVHEAAVREALKKAGGNKARAARLLGVARQTLYRKLAEYGIRD; encoded by the coding sequence ATGGCGCATATTCTTCTTGTCGAGGATGACGAGAACCTTCGTTTCACGTTCGAGGCCTTCCTGCGTCGGGCGGGCTATACCGTGGACCCGGTGCCTTCTGTGCCTGCGGCCCTTGAAGCGGCCTTGCGCCAGCCGCCCGATGTCGTCGTGGCGGACATCCTGCTCGGTGGGGAGGAGGGCCTTGTGCTGCCCGGTTCGCTACGCAGCCGCGGCCTTGAAGCCCCCGTACTGCTGGTGACGGGCAATCCGAGCCTTGATACGGCAAGCCGGGCGGTATCGACCGGTGCCTTCGAGTATCTCATCAAGCCCGTGGAACGGGATGCACTGCTCGCTGCCGTGGCACGGGCGCACGCCCACAAGTCGCTACAGGATGAACGGGCCGCACTCCACGACGAATTGCAGCGGCTGCGGGCGCATCTCGAGGCCATTTTCCGTAGCGTGCCCGACGTGCTGGTCTCGGTGGGGCGTGACGGTCGTGTCGTGCGCATCAACGACGCCGGGCTTGGTGTGCTGCGCCTTTCCGGCGAGGAGGTCGAGGGCAGGCACTGGCAGGAGGTGTTCGGCGAATGGGAGTCGCAGCTTGGTGACGTTCTGCGCCATGCCCTCGAATCGCGCCAGCGTGTTCCGCGTCGCAGGGTGAACATCACCGTCGACGAGGGGGCTTCACAGGTTTTCGAAGTGAGTGCCTCGCCCCTGCGCGGAGAGACGGGCGACTACCTCGGTGCGGTGCTCGTTCTTCGTGACATCTCACGGCTGGCGGCGTGCTGCCCCCCCGGTGGTGCGCCGGGCGAATGGGGCCTTGTCGGGCTCTCTCCCGCCATGCAGCGTATCTACCATCTCCTTGAAGACCTCGCGCCGACCGATACCACGGTACTCGTGACCGGGGAAAGCGGAACGGGCAAGGAACTGGTGGCGGAGGCCCTTCATAACGCGGGGCCGCGTGCCACGGGCCCTCTCATCAAGGTCAATTGCGCGGCCCTGCCTGAGACGCTCCTGGAAAGCGAATTGTTCGGTCATGTGCGCGGGGCGTTCACCGGTGCCTTGCGTGACCGGGTGGGACGCTTCCAGCTGGCGCACGGCGGCACCATATTCCTCGACGAGATAGGCGACCTGTCGCCGCAGGTGCAGTTGCGGCTGCTACGCGTCCTTCAGGAACGCGAGTTCGAACGGGTGGGCGACACCCGCACCACGCGTGTGGATGTGCGGGTCATCGCCGCGACCCATCGCAATCTGCGCGAACGCGTAGCAAGCGGGCTGTTCCGCGAAGACCTCTACTACCGGCTGCGGGTTGTCGAACTGCATATGCCCCCTTTGCGTGAGCGGCATGAAGACCTTGCGCTGCTCGCCGAACACTTCGTCGGGGTGTTCAACCAGCAGTTCTCACGCTGTGTCATGGGGTTCACAGAAGCGGCAAGCCGCGCTCTCATGACCCACAGCTGGCCCGGCAACGTGCGGGAATTGCGCCATGCCGTCGAGCACGGCTTCATCCTGTGCAAGGGCGAGCGCATCGACCTTGCCGACTTGCCTCCCGACGTGCAGGGGACGGAAGCTAGCGTGTTCCCCCGGGCCGAGCGTTCAGGGGTGCATGAAGCGGCCGTGCGGGAGGCCCTGAAGAAGGCCGGGGGCAACAAGGCACGGGCTGCAAGGTTGCTCGGGGTGGCCCGACAGACGCTGTACCGCAAGCTGGCCGAGTATGGCATTCGCGACTGA
- a CDS encoding universal stress protein — protein MERHLLLTMGGDGGRAWNLNFAGGFFRNKTEMRLTLFYVVQEAYCDRPGGCELSENDMRTARVQLDKAREHAIKLGFVPDNVECKAVPRQFGVVRDIVAEGHRGLYDAVVSGRRYRGFLEQLYGSSVSRGLLWEDIAFPLWICHEPDPGLSNVLLCVDGSDENLRMADHVGFMLAEETHSVTLCHFRDPAIDGFLAIEGARAALVANGVDASRVEVLSLEAHDRAASILRIADEGGYAVVAVGRRHGLPDNLMRRMFGGTVSERLHTKVDRFSLWVSK, from the coding sequence ATGGAACGACACCTTCTCCTCACCATGGGCGGCGATGGCGGACGAGCGTGGAACCTCAACTTCGCGGGGGGCTTCTTCCGTAACAAGACGGAGATGCGTCTGACGCTCTTCTACGTGGTCCAGGAGGCCTACTGCGACAGGCCGGGGGGATGCGAACTCTCCGAGAACGATATGCGCACGGCGCGTGTGCAACTCGACAAGGCCCGTGAGCACGCCATCAAGCTGGGCTTCGTGCCGGACAATGTCGAATGCAAGGCCGTGCCGAGGCAGTTTGGCGTGGTGCGTGACATCGTGGCGGAAGGCCACAGGGGACTCTACGATGCCGTGGTCTCGGGCAGGCGTTACCGGGGCTTTCTCGAGCAGCTTTACGGCAGCAGCGTGTCACGCGGTCTTCTGTGGGAGGACATCGCCTTTCCCCTGTGGATATGCCATGAACCCGACCCGGGTCTTTCCAACGTGCTGCTGTGCGTCGACGGTTCGGACGAGAACCTCCGCATGGCCGACCACGTGGGCTTCATGCTGGCGGAGGAGACGCATTCGGTGACCTTGTGCCACTTCCGCGACCCCGCCATCGACGGGTTCCTCGCCATCGAGGGGGCGCGGGCTGCGCTGGTGGCCAACGGTGTGGATGCCTCGCGCGTCGAGGTGCTTTCGCTCGAAGCCCACGACAGGGCAGCATCCATCCTGCGTATCGCCGACGAGGGCGGGTATGCCGTTGTCGCGGTGGGCAGGCGCCACGGTCTGCCCGACAACCTCATGCGCCGTATGTTCGGGGGTACGGTCTCGGAGCGTCTCCATACCAAGGTCGACCGCTTTTCGCTCTGGGTGAGCAAATGA
- a CDS encoding PAS domain-containing protein: protein MMAGRSSHDTGEELERLREEVRLLREALRLASSTLPTGPDVAGCMSDIVHALPVLAFCCDTDGRVVTANSRFAAMCQCSPVSRTLRDVLPTATVDELLCLVERAWQAQDVRSGVVPMPPGLFQCVVQPRLDAAGRLSRVLCVGHDVSGLLRGNHELVHALVGASPVTTLLLDRECTVLLGNASAAALMLWPPEGQGDGDCFRFLPEDIATRRREEVLRCFETGCAVEFEDTQDGRTYHHFVRPIPARDHGATVVGEVAVYSLDVTLPRRAEADLRAAARLHAALAEASSRQFDRQSALLDRVFDEVPAGICLMDITGRVLHLNRAMADVVGASETELVGTDCFAMLHPADRAAARALFMHDLENAGSPEGFHELKEYRFLRKDGTARECQVASAMLRDGDGPILGMAVVTDVTEMRRIKAEAARMGQLATIGELAAGVAHEINSPANAIINCADLLMEDAFDSAMVRDMARRIRSEGQRVAAITHNLLAFARERKPPPPPALVDVKVVLRDTLELTAAQMRAEGILLEVSCSSGALHVLGRTRELQQVFLNIVSNARHALNAIPGSAARCLSINAEPRAAGSCVSGPVVSVSFRDTGGGIDPSIRDRVMEPFFTTKGEGRGTGLGLSISNAIIEDHGGVLCIESDGETGTCVTVELPQMVEDGDA, encoded by the coding sequence ATGATGGCGGGGCGTTCATCGCACGATACGGGCGAGGAACTGGAACGCCTGCGCGAAGAGGTCCGTCTTCTGCGCGAGGCGTTGCGGCTTGCCTCTTCAACCTTGCCGACCGGTCCGGACGTGGCGGGGTGCATGAGCGATATCGTCCACGCGTTGCCGGTGCTCGCCTTCTGTTGCGACACTGACGGCAGGGTGGTGACAGCCAACAGCCGCTTTGCCGCCATGTGCCAGTGCTCTCCCGTTTCCCGCACACTGCGTGACGTGCTGCCGACCGCCACAGTGGACGAGCTTCTGTGTCTCGTTGAGCGTGCATGGCAGGCACAGGACGTGCGTAGTGGTGTCGTTCCCATGCCGCCGGGGCTCTTCCAGTGTGTCGTGCAGCCCCGTCTGGATGCCGCAGGCAGGCTGAGCCGCGTTCTGTGCGTGGGGCACGATGTGTCCGGGCTGCTACGTGGCAACCATGAACTCGTGCATGCGCTGGTCGGGGCTTCGCCTGTCACCACGCTCCTTCTCGATAGGGAGTGCACGGTGCTGCTCGGCAATGCCTCCGCTGCAGCCCTCATGCTCTGGCCCCCCGAAGGGCAGGGAGACGGCGACTGCTTCAGGTTCCTGCCCGAAGATATAGCCACGCGGCGCAGGGAGGAGGTCCTCCGTTGCTTTGAAACAGGCTGCGCCGTGGAATTCGAGGATACGCAGGACGGCAGGACCTATCACCATTTCGTGCGCCCCATTCCCGCCAGAGACCATGGCGCGACAGTGGTGGGCGAGGTGGCGGTCTATTCCCTGGATGTCACCCTGCCACGGCGGGCGGAGGCCGACCTGCGCGCCGCGGCCAGACTGCATGCCGCGCTTGCAGAAGCCAGTTCACGGCAGTTCGACAGGCAGTCGGCATTGCTGGACAGGGTGTTTGACGAGGTTCCCGCAGGCATCTGCCTGATGGATATCACCGGGCGTGTTCTGCACCTGAACCGGGCCATGGCGGATGTGGTGGGAGCCTCGGAGACCGAACTCGTGGGGACGGACTGCTTCGCCATGTTGCATCCTGCCGACCGTGCCGCCGCCCGTGCGCTTTTCATGCACGACCTTGAAAATGCGGGCAGCCCGGAGGGCTTTCACGAACTCAAGGAGTATCGTTTCTTGCGCAAGGACGGCACGGCGCGCGAATGTCAGGTCGCCTCTGCCATGCTGCGAGACGGAGACGGACCCATCCTCGGCATGGCGGTGGTGACGGACGTGACCGAGATGCGCCGCATCAAGGCCGAGGCCGCGCGGATGGGCCAGTTGGCCACCATCGGGGAACTTGCCGCGGGGGTGGCTCACGAGATCAATTCTCCTGCCAATGCCATCATCAACTGCGCCGACCTTCTCATGGAGGATGCCTTCGACAGTGCCATGGTACGTGATATGGCGAGGCGCATCCGGAGTGAAGGGCAGCGGGTGGCGGCCATCACCCACAACCTGCTGGCCTTCGCCCGCGAACGCAAGCCACCGCCCCCTCCAGCCCTCGTGGACGTGAAGGTCGTCCTGCGCGACACGCTCGAACTCACGGCGGCCCAGATGCGGGCGGAGGGCATCCTCCTCGAGGTCTCCTGTTCCAGCGGCGCGTTGCATGTGCTGGGCCGCACACGCGAACTCCAGCAGGTGTTCCTCAATATCGTCAGCAACGCACGGCATGCACTCAACGCCATTCCGGGCAGTGCTGCGCGATGCCTGTCGATCAACGCGGAACCGCGGGCTGCGGGTAGTTGCGTGTCCGGCCCCGTCGTCAGCGTTTCTTTCCGCGATACGGGCGGCGGCATCGACCCGAGCATCCGCGACAGGGTCATGGAGCCCTTTTTCACCACCAAGGGAGAGGGCCGGGGGACAGGGCTCGGACTCTCCATAAGCAACGCCATCATCGAGGATCACGGCGGTGTGCTCTGTATCGAGAGTGACGGAGAGACCGGCACCTGCGTGACCGTGGAACTGCCACAGATGGTCGAAGACGGAGACGCCTGA